Proteins encoded together in one Streptomyces sp. NBC_01216 window:
- a CDS encoding S9 family peptidase, with translation MSDTEPMPVWEQRFRAPRVSLPEWAEEAPDRALFVSNATGKYELYAWDRVTGHTRQVTDRPNGTTDGTLSPDGERIWWFRDGMGSSVPDLPSDGDEFGVWMRQPFEGGPDETAVPGLAPSYPAGLAIGRDGTLVVGRSTDEEGSTVHLVRKGSEPVEIYRHRESAGVGDLSHDATLIAIEHTEHGDAMHAALRVLRAGDSSVLAELDDTRGGTEELGLAVLGFAPVDGDTRLLVGHQRRGRWEPLLWDVATGEETDLRLDLPGDVSAEWYPDGSGLLIVHSFEARSELWRYDIATGALVRVETPAGSVSEATARPDGSVEYLWSSAAEPPAVRSTTGGVVLDAPGARAPRSVPVEDVWVEGPGGRVHALVQRPAEGEGPFPTVFEVHGGPAWHDSDAFASGPAAWLDHGYAVVRVNYRGSTGYGREWTDALKHRIGLIELEDVAAVRAWAVASGLADPAKLVLSGGSWGGYLTLLGLGTQPDSWSVGLAAVPVADYVTAYEDEMEALKALDRTLFGGSPQEVPERFEVSSPLTYVDKVTAPVYISAGVNDPRCPIRQIDVYVDRLAARGAVHEVYRYDAGHGSLVVEERIRQVRLELDFAARHLGTRPAGG, from the coding sequence ATGAGTGACACAGAGCCCATGCCCGTCTGGGAGCAGCGATTCCGCGCCCCGCGCGTCTCCCTGCCCGAGTGGGCGGAGGAAGCCCCCGACCGCGCGTTGTTCGTCTCGAACGCGACCGGCAAGTACGAGCTGTACGCGTGGGACCGGGTGACCGGTCACACCCGGCAGGTCACAGACCGGCCGAACGGCACCACGGACGGGACGCTCTCCCCCGATGGAGAGCGGATCTGGTGGTTCCGCGACGGCATGGGCTCCTCCGTTCCAGACTTGCCGTCGGATGGGGACGAGTTCGGGGTGTGGATGCGGCAGCCCTTCGAGGGGGGCCCGGACGAGACAGCGGTGCCCGGCCTCGCACCCTCCTATCCGGCGGGGCTCGCCATCGGCCGGGACGGCACGCTGGTGGTGGGCCGGTCGACGGACGAGGAGGGGTCGACGGTCCATCTCGTGCGGAAGGGCTCGGAGCCCGTCGAGATATACCGCCACCGGGAGTCGGCGGGGGTCGGTGACCTCTCGCACGACGCGACGCTGATCGCGATCGAGCACACCGAGCACGGCGACGCCATGCACGCGGCCCTGCGGGTGCTGCGGGCCGGGGACTCCTCGGTACTCGCCGAACTCGACGACACCCGGGGCGGTACCGAGGAGCTGGGCCTGGCGGTGCTGGGATTCGCCCCGGTGGACGGGGACACCCGGCTGCTCGTCGGCCACCAGCGTCGGGGGCGCTGGGAGCCGCTGCTGTGGGACGTGGCGACGGGCGAGGAGACCGATCTGCGGCTCGATCTTCCGGGTGACGTGTCGGCCGAGTGGTATCCGGACGGCTCGGGCCTGCTGATCGTGCACAGCTTCGAGGCACGCAGTGAGCTGTGGCGCTACGACATCGCGACGGGGGCGCTGGTGCGGGTGGAGACCCCGGCCGGCTCGGTGTCGGAGGCGACGGCGCGTCCGGACGGCTCCGTGGAGTACCTGTGGTCCTCGGCCGCCGAGCCGCCTGCGGTGCGCTCCACGACGGGCGGGGTCGTGCTCGACGCTCCGGGTGCGAGGGCTCCGCGGTCCGTGCCGGTGGAGGACGTGTGGGTGGAGGGGCCCGGTGGCCGGGTCCACGCTCTGGTGCAGCGGCCCGCGGAGGGCGAGGGGCCCTTCCCGACCGTCTTCGAGGTCCACGGCGGGCCGGCCTGGCACGACAGCGACGCCTTCGCGTCGGGACCCGCGGCCTGGCTGGACCACGGCTACGCGGTGGTCCGGGTCAACTACCGCGGCTCGACCGGCTACGGGCGGGAGTGGACGGACGCGCTGAAGCACCGGATCGGCCTGATCGAGCTGGAGGACGTGGCCGCGGTTCGCGCGTGGGCGGTCGCGTCCGGCCTGGCGGACCCGGCGAAGCTGGTCCTGTCGGGCGGGTCCTGGGGCGGCTATCTGACGCTCCTGGGGCTCGGTACGCAGCCGGACTCCTGGTCGGTGGGCCTCGCCGCCGTTCCCGTCGCCGACTACGTGACGGCGTACGAGGACGAGATGGAGGCGCTCAAGGCGCTGGACCGGACGCTCTTCGGCGGCTCGCCGCAGGAGGTGCCGGAGCGTTTCGAGGTCTCGTCCCCGCTGACGTACGTCGACAAGGTGACGGCCCCGGTCTACATCTCGGCGGGCGTCAATGATCCGCGCTGCCCGATCCGCCAGATCGACGTGTACGTCGACCGGCTCGCGGCCCGGGGCGCGGTGCACGAGGTGTACCGGTACGACGCGGGGCACGGCTCCCTGGTGGTGGAGGAGAGGATCAGGCAGGTGCGTCTGGAGCTGGACTTCGCCGCGCGCCACCTGGGGACCCGGCCGGCCGGGGGGTGA
- a CDS encoding recombinase family protein, producing the protein MQNDGDSTYAIAEDFNRRGVMTWSDHLRSVKGKPAQGILWKPATIARVIQNPVCVGYQTYNGQIWETEEGEPSVIADRPILKLGEWEAANKASPRARGWRRSAAGRPRACSPVPPSAVTVEAGWCVSTRPNPEDTRTYRDNRCTAKNRSVACTSQAGVGETELESVFADALMDAIGHAPEMVKSVDLGEDHTAELEQKRVRLNKLETFPEAASVFVTTLTTAA; encoded by the coding sequence GTGCAGAACGACGGCGACTCCACGTACGCGATCGCAGAGGACTTCAACAGGCGCGGCGTCATGACGTGGTCCGACCATCTTCGGTCGGTCAAGGGCAAGCCGGCACAGGGGATCCTTTGGAAGCCCGCCACCATCGCCCGCGTCATCCAGAACCCCGTCTGCGTCGGATACCAGACCTACAACGGGCAGATCTGGGAGACCGAGGAGGGGGAGCCGAGCGTCATCGCGGACAGGCCGATCCTGAAGCTCGGCGAGTGGGAGGCGGCGAACAAGGCGTCGCCTCGCGCACGCGGGTGGAGAAGGTCCGCCGCCGGGAGACCGCGTGCCTGCTCACCGGTACCGCCATCTGCGGTCACTGTGGAAGCCGGATGGTGTGTCAGCACACGACCAAACCCTGAAGACACCCGGACGTACCGCGATAACCGGTGCACAGCCAAGAACCGCTCTGTCGCCTGCACTTCACAGGCGGGTGTCGGCGAGACCGAATTGGAGTCCGTCTTCGCCGACGCACTCATGGACGCCATCGGCCATGCCCCGGAGATGGTCAAGTCGGTGGACCTCGGAGAAGACCACACGGCGGAGCTGGAGCAGAAGCGCGTACGGCTCAACAAGTTGGAGACCTTCCCAGAAGCCGCGTCCGTCTTCGTCACCACGCTGACCACCGCAGCATGA
- a CDS encoding YdcF family protein: MLAFAVAALFLLLFGIGVLRDRRRFGNAVYLGLAVTFLGIGLLAGVDSAPPGVATTVIVVVLLVLGLGPVVLAGLLCANGVQMVRKEGGRPANLLSLLAGLLILGMLALMAVALVTRSKALGIAVGTGIAVLAYVSFLFLCFVGYAFLYGRMGVRRDASFVVVLGAGLVGGRLVSPLLASRLDRGRRIYEALEARAGVVPLLITSGGQGPDEEVPESHAMADYLVERGFPGDRIVREERSRNTEENLVFSKELMDAHAPEAGCVIVTNDFHAFRAALTARRTGVDGQVVGSPTAAYFWPSATMREFAAVFLYYRKVNLGICLILVLLGVAAGLAG, translated from the coding sequence ATGCTCGCTTTCGCGGTGGCCGCCTTGTTTCTGCTGCTCTTCGGGATCGGCGTGCTGCGCGACCGGCGGCGTTTCGGCAACGCCGTGTATCTCGGACTCGCCGTCACCTTCCTCGGCATCGGCCTGCTCGCCGGCGTCGACAGCGCCCCGCCGGGTGTCGCGACGACGGTGATCGTCGTCGTGCTGCTCGTGCTCGGACTCGGACCGGTCGTGCTCGCCGGACTGCTGTGCGCGAACGGCGTACAGATGGTCCGCAAGGAGGGCGGCCGGCCGGCCAACCTGCTGTCGCTGCTCGCCGGTCTGCTCATCCTGGGCATGCTGGCGTTGATGGCCGTCGCCCTCGTCACACGGTCGAAGGCCCTGGGCATCGCCGTCGGCACGGGCATCGCGGTCCTCGCCTACGTCTCCTTCCTCTTCCTCTGCTTCGTCGGGTACGCCTTCCTCTACGGTCGGATGGGCGTACGGCGCGACGCGTCTTTCGTCGTCGTCCTGGGGGCCGGCCTGGTCGGCGGCCGGCTCGTCTCGCCGCTCCTCGCGAGCAGACTGGACCGCGGCCGCCGCATCTACGAAGCGCTCGAAGCGCGCGCAGGGGTGGTGCCGTTGCTGATCACCTCCGGCGGCCAAGGCCCGGACGAGGAGGTTCCGGAATCCCACGCGATGGCGGACTACCTCGTCGAGCGCGGCTTCCCGGGGGACCGGATCGTGCGGGAGGAACGCTCCCGGAACACCGAGGAGAACCTGGTCTTCAGCAAGGAACTGATGGACGCGCACGCCCCGGAAGCCGGATGCGTGATCGTCACCAACGACTTCCACGCCTTCCGAGCCGCCCTGACGGCTCGCCGGACCGGGGTGGACGGCCAGGTGGTGGGCTCGCCGACCGCCGCCTATTTCTGGCCGAGCGCGACCATGCGCGAGTTCGCCGCGGTGTTCCTGTACTACCGGAAGGTCAACCTCGGGATCTGTCTGATCCTGGTGCTGCTGGGGGTGGCGGCGGGGCTGGCCGGCTGA
- a CDS encoding serine/threonine-protein kinase, with the protein MLVADRYRLHTCIGRGGMGEVWQATDEVLGRPVAVKLMLGHETDPSAADRFRLEAQTAARLSHPHVVGVFDFGTWDGKLFLVMELVEGSSLAGESGTALVLPPERVAVVAAHAAAGLAAAHRQGVVHRDIKPGNLLLDVDGTVKLADFGIARFVDDPSAALTTTGQIVGTGLYLAPERALGQPASSASDVYSLGCVLYQLLTGRPPFQGDTATALLYQHIDTPPAPPRQLGVGLPHAFETYLLTLLAKQPERRPAAQAITEWFGSGAWREHPLPAPAPRTAPPAPAQGPSSHRSAGARTSDHAQPPPTVASAGPRGGSAGAGRTRAPVRRQARRPDGGLAELSRRRPRKTAAVAGGITFVVFLLIGMSWLAPEDSSAGTPDPGQTSTAP; encoded by the coding sequence GTGCTGGTCGCGGACCGATATCGGCTGCACACGTGTATCGGGCGGGGCGGCATGGGCGAGGTGTGGCAGGCGACCGACGAGGTCCTCGGGCGGCCGGTCGCGGTGAAGTTGATGCTGGGTCATGAGACGGACCCCTCGGCCGCCGACCGGTTCCGACTGGAGGCGCAGACCGCGGCGCGGCTCAGTCATCCGCATGTGGTCGGTGTCTTCGACTTCGGCACTTGGGACGGGAAACTGTTCCTCGTGATGGAGCTGGTCGAGGGTTCCAGCCTCGCGGGCGAGTCCGGGACGGCCCTCGTCCTGCCTCCGGAGCGGGTCGCCGTGGTCGCCGCGCACGCGGCGGCGGGGCTGGCCGCCGCGCACCGCCAGGGAGTCGTCCACCGGGACATCAAACCGGGCAACCTGCTGCTCGACGTGGACGGCACGGTGAAACTGGCCGACTTCGGGATAGCCCGCTTCGTCGACGACCCGTCGGCGGCGCTCACCACCACCGGCCAGATCGTCGGCACCGGCTTGTACCTCGCCCCGGAGCGGGCGCTCGGGCAACCCGCCTCCTCCGCCTCCGACGTGTACTCGCTCGGCTGCGTCCTGTACCAACTCCTCACCGGTCGGCCTCCGTTCCAGGGTGACACCGCCACCGCGCTGCTCTACCAGCACATCGACACGCCACCCGCTCCGCCCCGACAGCTCGGGGTGGGGTTGCCGCACGCGTTCGAGACGTATCTGCTCACGCTGTTGGCGAAACAGCCCGAGCGACGGCCCGCCGCGCAGGCGATCACGGAGTGGTTCGGCTCGGGTGCCTGGCGCGAGCACCCGCTGCCGGCGCCCGCGCCGCGGACGGCACCCCCGGCACCCGCGCAGGGACCTTCGTCGCACCGGTCGGCGGGGGCGCGCACCTCGGATCACGCCCAGCCTCCCCCCACCGTGGCCTCGGCCGGTCCGCGCGGCGGGTCGGCGGGGGCGGGGCGGACGCGGGCCCCGGTACGGCGGCAAGCCCGGCGCCCGGACGGCGGGCTGGCGGAGCTCTCGCGGCGACGTCCGCGCAAGACGGCCGCGGTGGCCGGTGGCATCACCTTCGTGGTCTTCCTGCTCATCGGCATGTCGTGGCTCGCGCCGGAGGACAGTTCTGCCGGTACGCCCGACCCCGGCCAGACGTCCACCGCCCCCTGA
- a CDS encoding MerR family transcriptional regulator, translating to MTAGDSYGRLDDDDYPAYTMGRAAEMIGTTQGFLRAIGEARLITPLRSEGGHRRYSRYQLRIAARARELVDQGTPIEAACRIIILEDQLEEAQRINAEYRRAAAQPPHHATD from the coding sequence ATGACAGCAGGCGACTCGTACGGCCGTCTCGACGACGACGACTACCCCGCCTACACGATGGGCAGGGCCGCCGAGATGATCGGCACCACCCAGGGCTTCCTCCGTGCCATCGGTGAAGCCCGCCTCATCACCCCGCTGCGCTCCGAGGGCGGGCACCGCCGCTACTCCCGCTACCAGCTGCGCATCGCGGCGCGCGCCCGCGAGCTCGTGGACCAAGGCACCCCCATCGAGGCCGCCTGCCGCATCATCATCCTCGAAGACCAGCTCGAAGAGGCCCAGCGCATCAACGCCGAGTACCGCCGCGCGGCGGCTCAGCCGCCCCATCACGCCACCGACTGA
- a CDS encoding SCO5918 family protein, giving the protein MRCVIARFPFDLTKSGVLDSMKGVKPEPVTGESVIIGRRAYPAMQVGQVITRQDRRDFSAAEVLRAMTRLGFTCRGLPRPADALSSLQHASALLGTPAAV; this is encoded by the coding sequence GTGCGTTGTGTCATCGCCCGCTTCCCCTTCGACCTCACCAAGAGCGGAGTCCTGGACTCCATGAAGGGCGTCAAGCCCGAGCCGGTCACCGGCGAGTCCGTGATCATCGGCCGCCGCGCCTACCCCGCCATGCAGGTCGGCCAGGTCATCACCCGGCAGGACAGGCGCGATTTCAGCGCCGCCGAAGTACTCCGGGCCATGACCCGGCTCGGCTTCACCTGCCGCGGCCTTCCCCGGCCCGCCGACGCCCTCAGCTCCCTCCAGCACGCCTCCGCGTTGCTCGGCACTCCGGCAGCGGTCTGA